AAAAATTTTACAGCCGGGGGGGAGGTCCTGGGGAGGGGGAGCTCCCCCGGGGGGGGGTCCTCGAAGCCGATTGGTTGCCCCcggccctgcccctccccctccgttttttttcctttttcttttttttttaaattttttttggtTGTCTTTTTCTACAAAACCCCCCCCGGGGGGCGGAGCCTCGGCAGGCCCCACCAGGGCTGGGGGCGGGGCCTGGGGACGGGAGGTGGAGTCGAGAGGGCAGAGCCAGACAGGAGGAGGCGGAGCCTGGAGGGTCCTGGGTGGGGCCTTATCGGGTTTGCTCAactagagggggaggagagaaaacagcagttaggggggggagggctgcagccccccaAGGACTCCCCCAACCCCCCAAGGGTACCCTGCAGGACCCCTCCCTAAATCCCAcctccccccgccccgagcTCCTGCAtcccctcctggcagctccagcagaggccccaacccccccccccccaagacccTCCCCAAAGAGACCTCCCAaagccccccccaccccccaagaCCACCTCAGGACCCCTCTCAagccccctccccacagcacaggcccagcagctccatccacactgacttctttccctccctggtCTCCCTGAAACCACCTCAGGTGCCCCTAGGTGCCCCCCTAGTGCCCTCCCCGAGCCTCCCAAGTGCCCTCAAGCGCCCCCTAGCTTTGCCCCCCAGCTGACCCCCGTGCCCCCCAGcgccccctggctgtgccccccAGCTGACCCCCGTGCCCCCGGCTCACTGTAGGAGGAGATGTCGATCTCGTCGGGCAGCTCGCTGATGTTCACCTCGAAGCGGTCCTGGACATCGTTCAGGATCTTGGCGTCGTTCTCGTCCGACACGAAGGTGATGGCCAAGCCCTTGGTGCCAAAGCGCCCGGCCCGTGCCACCTGCGGGCACTGCCGGGtcagggcagccccagggcacccccagggcaACACAGCTGCCCCCAGAACAACCCAGGTGCCCCCCAGAACAATCCATTTGCCACCCAGAACAACCCAGGTACCCCCCAAAGCAACCCAGCTGCCCCCCAGAGTAACCAATGTGCCCCCAGAACAACCCAGGTGCCCCCAAAGCAACCCAGGTGCCCACAGAGCAACCCAGGTGCTTCCCACAGTAACCCAGGTATCACCCAGAGCAACTCAAGtgccccccagggcagcccaggtACCCCCAAAGCAACCCAGCTGCCCCCCAATGCAACCCAAGAACAGCAGAAGCCACCCCCAGGACCCTCAGGGCCACCCTGAgccccccagcccagcacatgtAGCCCCTGGTGCCAAGGTGCCCAAGCTGTGGAGATCACCCAGAGACCCTCAAACCCACCCCAGGGACCCCAGAACCTGACCCCTTCCAAAGCACCCCCCCGCCCCCTGTTCCCTCCAATGCCCCTCGGACGCCCTAAGGCCCCTCTGGGGCCCCTCAAACGCCCCCCCGGCCCGGCAGAGCGCCCCCCGTGCCCACCCTGTGCAGGTAGGTGTCGGAGTCCTCGGGCATGTCGTAGTTGAAGGCAATGTTCACCCTCTCGATGTCCATGCCCCGCCCGAACAGGTTGGTGGCCACCAGGATGCGCCGCTGGAAGTCCTTGAACTGCTGGTACCGGGAGAGCCTGGCACGGGGGCAcggggcagggagagggcatcagGCTCCCCCAGCGCCCCCCAGCGCCCTCCCAACACACCCCAGGCCACCAGGCACAGGGTGGGTACGGGGAGGGGCTCGGCTTCTCAGCGCCAGCCCAGTGCTGCCCCACTGCcaccccagtgctgcccagtgccGCCCCAGTGCCGCTCAGTGCTGCCCCACTGCCACCCCAGTGCTGGCCAGTGCCACCTCAGTGCTGCCCCACTGCcaccccagtgctgcccagtgccaCCTCAGTGCTGCCTAacgctgcccagtgccagcccagtGTCCTCCCCACATGCCCaaaggggcacagagggcacagaaggGGCATCAGACACCTGTACTGTCCCCCCCCGAGcatcccagtgccccccaggcCCTTCTAGctccctcccagtgccccccgGGCCCCTCTAGCTCCCCCACAGCGACCCCCACACCCCTCTAGctcccccccagtgccccccaggcCCCTCTAGCTCCCCTCCAGTGCCCCCCGGGCCCACCTCTCCTCCTGGGGCATGCCCCTGTGGATGGCAATGGCAGGGAAGttctgctccaccagcagctgtgccagggctatgCAGCGCTGCACCGACTTGACGAAGATCACCACCTGGGGGGCACACAGGGTCAGAGGCACCCCCAAACGCCCTCCAGGACCCCCCtggagcccaggctgctcccctggcaccccctTCCAATGCTGCCAGCCTGAAGCCTCCAAGAGCCAACTCCAGCCCTGGCCCCAGATGCTTTTTGATCGCTGGTGGAGCCCCCCCAGGCTCCTCAGGGGCACCCCAAGTGtctgtgccaagggctggggtgtccccagcacccccaaaccctCCCGGGGCCCCCTCCTGGCCCCTCTCTCTGATCCCCAGTACCTCCCCCCAGGCCCCTTCCCCAACTTTGGActcccccaaatccctctcaggATCCTcaagccccctcccaatcccctcctgaccccccccaaacccctaCCAGCCCCCCCCAGGAGCCCTTCTCACTTCTCCAACCTCTTTCCCTCCCCGCCCCCTAACTTGGCCTTGCCCTGGCGGGGCTCAGGGTGCCCTGGGAGCCCCCCCTGGGGaccctccaacctccctcccATCTCCCTCTTCAGCCCCAGCCACACtctgcctttcccttccctcgctcctgggaggggtttggggtgCCCCCCCGGGTGTTGgggtgccctgggtgccccccaGACCTGGTTGAACTCGAGCACGTCGAGCAGGTCGAAGAGCTTCCTGTTCTTCTCGTTGTCCTTCAGCTTCACATAGTACTGCTGCAGGCCGTGCAGCGTCAGCTTGGTCTCGTCGTCCACGAAGATCTCCATGGGCTGGGGGGCAGAGAGGCCTCAGCACCCCCACGGGAGACCAGACCCTCACAGGAGACCCCAGACCCCTATGGGCCACCACAGATCCCCTATGGGCCACCACAGACCCCCTATGGGCCACCACAGACCCCCACGGGCACCCCCAGACCCCCTATgagcacccccagaccctccatGGGCACCCCCCAACACCTGACAGAGCAGCCCCAAAATGAGACACCCCCCAGGACCCCAACAAACCTCCATGTGTTTGGGGGGAACTCCCCCCAAGGGGTTCCCCAACACccccaagaaagagagagtaggttcggggcactgctgggggcgGGGTGGGGGTTCCTGGGGGGCACTTCTGGGGTGCACTGCATTGGttaaggtgtccctggggggGGTTTGGGGTCCCCCACTCAGGAGGTCCCTGCACGAGGGGGCTGCGTTTtgggggggctgtgggggggcATTTCAGGGTCCTGGGGTGGATCTTTGGGGTGCACTGGGTCAGTTCTGGGGTCCCCTCTCAGGTCCTGCAGGgactccctgccctgcccagcctacAGCTGGGTCTGAGgaggggggctgctggggagcgGGTGGGGGTCTCAGGGGGGGCTCACTTTTGGGGGACAGGGGGGCAGGTTTGGGGTGCACTCACGTCCTGCATGAACTTCCTGCAGACAGGAcgaatgtccctgcccagggtggcGCTGAACATCATCACCTGCTTCTCGTGCGGCGTCAGCCGGAAGATCTCCTGCACGTCCCGGCGCATGtctgggggggagagggggaaggggagggagagggggaaggggagggagagggggaagggaagggagagggggaaggggaggggagggagagggggaaggggaggggagggagagggggaagggggaaaagagagaagagaaagcagaggcaaagcaaagaaaagaagagaggggggagaagggggggagaagggggggagaagggggggagaagggggggagaagggggggagaagggggggagaagggggggagaagggggggagaagggggggagaagggggggagaagggggggagaagggggggagaagggggggagaagggggggagaagggggggagaagggggggagaagggggggagaagggggggagaagggggggagaagggggggagaagggggggagaagggggggagaagggggggagaagggggggagaagggggggagaaggggggagaagggggggagaagggggggagaagggggggagaaggggggagaagggggggagaagggggggagaagggggggagaagggggggagaagggggggagaagggggggagaagggggggagaagggggggagaagggggggagaagggggggagaagggggggagaagggggggagaagggggggagaagggggggagaagggggggagaagggggggagaaggggggagaaggggggagaagggggggagaagggggggagaagggggggagaaggggggagaaggggggagaagggggggagaagggggggagaagggggggagaagggggggagaagggggggagaagggggggagaagggggggagaagggggggagaagggggggagaaggggcacagaaagcaaaggagacaaaggagaaaggaagaaaagacaaggagaggaggaagagaagggggaggaaggagagggaatgagggaaggagaagggatagggaagaaggaagaaagatggGAGAGGAaggatggggaaaaaagaagaggaggagaaggagcagagaggaaatgTGGAGCAGCAAAACCTCAGCAccgagggcaggagcaggacccCGCAGGGACTTTCAGCCTCCCCCAGACTTTCTCTGCCCTCCCCCGGGGGTCCTGACCCCCTcttgcagcccctgcccaggcCGTGGGGtgcccccagccctacccagctgctccagcatcttGTCACACTCGTCCAGGATGAAATGTTTGATGTGCTTCAAGTTGAGGCTCTTGTTGCGTGCCAGGGCCAGGATGCGCCCGGGGGTGCCCACCACAATGTGGGGGCAGttcttcttcagcacctcctcgTCCTTCTTGATGGACAGGCCCCCAAAAAACACTGCCACCTGCACGGGGGGCACCCCGAAATCCAGCTGAGAGACCCCCCCGGGGCAGGCACAGATCCCCAGGAAGGTGCCAGCCCCACCGCGGGCGCTGCTTGTGgcaccacagctcagccctggcaccacagcCAACACTTCAGGGTGCCCACAGAATCTGGGTCCCCCTGAGGTCTTCGGGGGTCCCCCTGTGGAGTCTGGAGCCCCCCAGGCCTCTAAATCCACCCTGGGTGCCTCCAAAATCGCTTGGGCTCCTCTGTGCggtgccacagcccagccctggcatcacAGCCAAGGTTCTGAGCTTCCCCTGGACAACTTGGGGACCCCTGCAGACTTTGGGGTCCCCTTACCAAGGCTGAAACCCCCCCAGGCCCCCAAACCCACCCACTGCAGTCAATGCCTTGGGGTGTGCCATGGGGATTTGGGGGAGCCCCTGGGCACCTTAGGCCCCCCCCTGGGGAACTGGGGTCAGCCCGGAAGACTTTGGGGTCCCCTCACCAAGCCAGAAGACCCCAGACCCCTAAACCCACCGTGAGTGGCCACAGACCCCCCAGGCTTCTCCTTGTGGTGCCatagcccagccctggcaccactgccagCGTTTTGGGATGCCCACGGAATTTGAGGTcccccctgggcactctggGGTCCCCCCCGCGCACTCTGGGGTGCCCCCAGCCCTACCTTGACGCTGGGCATGTACTTGGAGAACCTCTCGTACTCCTTGCTGATCTGGAACGCCAGCTCCCGCGTGTGGCACATCACCAGCACCGACACCTGCAGGGGGCGCAGCTGGCACCGAGCCGGCCCCGGCCCCCCCGCGCTGCCCGCGGGCACCCCCACGCCCACCCGGGTGCCTCTgcactgccctggcacctccAGGCCCCTTCGGCCCCCAGGTACCCTCCCCAGACCCCCCTGGCCTGTAccaggctccagctgctgcaccaATGCTGCCCCCTCAAACCGCCTCCTCACCACCCAGCCCCCCCTAAGCCCCCTCCCCACCGCCCAGCCCCCCCATGccaggctccagctgcagcaccaacACTGCCCCCTCTAACCCCCTCCCTCACAGCCCCCCCAggccccctccccaccacccaGCCCCCCGTGCCCACCTGGCCCGTGAcaggctccagctgctgcagcgtTGCCAGCACAAACACTGCAGTCTTGCCCATGCCAGACTTGGCCTGGCACAGAACATCCATGCCCAGGA
This genomic interval from Pogoniulus pusillus isolate bPogPus1 unplaced genomic scaffold, bPogPus1.pri scaffold_179_arrow_ctg1, whole genome shotgun sequence contains the following:
- the LOC135173986 gene encoding spliceosome RNA helicase DDX39B — translated: MAENDVDNELLDYEDDEVENAGGTEGAEVPPKKDVKGSYVSIHSSGFRDFLLKPELLRAIVDCGFEHPSEVQHECIPQAILGMDVLCQAKSGMGKTAVFVLATLQQLEPVTGQVSVLVMCHTRELAFQISKEYERFSKYMPSVKVAVFFGGLSIKKDEEVLKKNCPHIVVGTPGRILALARNKSLNLKHIKHFILDECDKMLEQLDMRRDVQEIFRLTPHEKQVMMFSATLGRDIRPVCRKFMQDPMEIFVDDETKLTLHGLQQYYVKLKDNEKNRKLFDLLDVLEFNQVVIFVKSVQRCIALAQLLVEQNFPAIAIHRGMPQEERLSRYQQFKDFQRRILVATNLFGRGMDIERVNIAFNYDMPEDSDTYLHRVARAGRFGTKGLAITFVSDENDAKILNDVQDRFEVNISELPDEIDISSYIEQTR